AATTCTTGTTAACTGGCTCCGCTGACTGAGGAGATTGTCCCTTGATACTTGCGGGGCAAAACTATTGCCTACTAGACGTAGCCATCGCAAACATTTACTAATTTCTGATTCAATCATAGATTAGGTCAGTGCCTATTACAATATCAGTGTTATTTAATGCTAATTATTGTTAATAGGACAGTTGTTGCTGTATTATTTGGATTAACCCTTCGTATGCCcctgtcaaaaaattgctactgaattaataacgttgaaattataaattacagACCAAATTGTCTGGGACGGATACGGGACaaggcatacgaaaggttaagcaTCAAAATTATCAAAATTGAGAAGAATGACCAATCATGTTAAAAATGTTGTCGTTTAAAATAATCGCGTTCCGGTCTAGGTGTCTGTTTATAATTATCAGTTGTATCAACTTGTATCACATACATATACCTCGGACGGGTCACACTGCTCGTAAAACCAATGGCCGCTAGATTCAAAACGGAATTCGTCGAAATCAGCATCGGAAGTCTCAGCAAAAAAGGTGGATCTAATGATCTATGTAGTTGCAAAACCATGATTTGAGGGCAGCTTACATCACTATTTTGGAACAGATCATTGGGAAGGTTTTACCTCGTCACGGTCCAGCTCGGCGACGGCGAGCGCCTTGTTGGCGGCGGCCAGCTTGCGCTCCATCTCCGTGACCGTGGTCTCCAGGCAGGCGCGCGCCGTGTCCGCCTGGAAGATCATAATGTAACTTCAGATAAATAATAACAACCATTCCGCAGGCCTGGCCCATACAAACGCATAACTTTTCATGTTTTTTAGTCTGCGTAAATTTATGGCCATCAAAGCAACCAATTCTTCAAATCTAACCGTTATGAGTACCTAATTATGACAGCTAAGAGAGTTTCAAGAGTTGGACAGCAATTCAAGGGGGGTTAGGGAGGCACGAAGCAACGTAGTTCGGGGAAATGAGCCGAAGTAGCAACCCGCGATTCTAACTGTACGGTACGCACGGGCCAGGCCAGGCATTACAGGGTTACCCCAGCTACAGCTACACACAcacagcacacacacacacagctacacacacagctacacacacacatacagctACACACAgctacacacacacagacagctAGTTATGTCTCACCCGCTGGTTGGCCAGCAGGATCTCCCTGGTGGCGTGGTCGCGGGCGCGCTCCAGCTCGCCGCCGAGCGACGCGCACTCGTGCATCTTCTCCTGCAGCCGCTTGTCCGTCTGCATCACCGTCTCCTCCATGCGAATCACGTTCAATCTGCATTGTAAACACGTTTCCCGTTGCAAAATAAGGTTTGAACTtctggaccgcgagccaggtgcaaatttcgtcagtcatcgcctcccgggcgaaaactcgtatagcggttaacggctatgtatgacgaaccctcgtgaacgtcagctgccgctccgttggtgggttgaggagtGACAGCCATACActcgcgtaacacggtctttccaccgcgataaactatctaaactatcatctgacaaagtatcaaacggattttttttatagactttatttgctgccattcctcaacccaccaacggagcggcagctgacgttcacgagggttcattatacatagccgttaaccactatacgagttttcgcccggcaggcgattggtcatggaaatttGTTCATGTTCGACGTAGTTCTGCTCCAATCCCTTGTCTGTCTAAACTTTGTGTAACTTACTTGAGTCGTTCGATCTCCTTCTCGAACACgacaatagggatgttgacatgaatcacgaatatataaaatgttgtttttatcatagcagggaatattatgatgctgaaaatcatattttgtaagtgcgtaataaactaattaaaaataattacaagtaTTTAAAACAATGCCCATCACgtgcatcacgtgactgcaaacctgtcctgcaaacgcaaatcggagcgcgtgacgtcacggtgtgagaaacacgcacagacaagttgtcaaacctggtgaAAACTCTGGCACTGagagcagtttgtttatcacaacgttacgtcatcaagatcacgtgacagcttagagcgttttttatttaagttttttattaatattaaatttaaacactaaactattataatgaaactcgatttctttttaaaaattaatcattgaaaattaaaagaaaaaatctttttgcaataattacgtgtctatctatcaaatgaaaacagttcaaaaaaattgtcaacatccctattattgTCTCTGCGAGCCGGGCTACGCACGCGCACGCCTGCGCCTGGGCGACAATCTTCCGTCCCTGTCTACTGTCTGTCTTACTCACTGGAGCCAGTCATCTCCTGCTTGAGCGCAGCATTAGTCTCGGCCAGCTGGGCTGCGCGCGCCTGCGCCTGGGCGACCATCTTACGTCCCTCTCTATTGTCTATCTCACTCACTTGAGCCGCTCGATCTCCTGCTTGAGCGCAGCATTAGTCTCGGCCAGCTGGGCTGCGCACGCCTGTGCCTGGGCGACCATCTTACGTCCCTGTCTATTAACTATCTCACTCACTTGAGCCGCTCGATCTCCTGCTTGAGCGCAGCATTAGTCTCGGCCAGCTGGGCTGCGCGCGCCTGCGCCTGGGCGACCATCTTACGTCCCTCTCTATTGTCTATCTCACTCACTTGAGCCGCTCGATCTCCTGCTTGAGCGCAGCATTAGTCTCGGCCAGCTGGGCTGCGCGCGCCTGTGCCTGGGCGACCATCTTACGTCCCTGTCTATTGTCTATCTCACTCACTTGAGCCGCTCGATCTCCTGCTTGAGCGCAGCATTAGTCTCGGCCAGCTGGGCTGCGCGCGCCTGTGCCTGGGCGACCATCTTACGTCCCTCTCTATTGTCTATCTCACTCACTTGAGCCGCTCGATCTCCTGCTTGAGCGCAGCATTAGTCTCGGCCACCTGGGCTGCGCGCGCCTGTGCCTGGGCGACCATCTTACGTCCCTCTCTATTGTCTATCTCACTCACTTGAGCCGCTCGATCTCCTGCTTGAGCGCAGCATTAGTCTCGGCCAGCTGGGCTGCGCGCGCCTGCGCCTGGGCGACCATCTTACGTCCCTCTCTATTGTCTATCTCACTCACTTGAGCCGCTCGATCTCCTGCTTGAGCGCAGCATTAGTCTCGGCCAGCTGGGCTGCGCGCGCCTGCGCCTGGGCGACCATCTTCTCGTCGTAACTCTTCTCGGGACCCTTCTCGGGCGGCGGCTTCGAGATTGTGTGCAGAAGCATGTGCAACTGTAACATGTATTATGGTCATGGGACTCATGGGCATGCCGAAGTCGAAGCCAAAAGGACAATCGTTTATGTTATAaacaaacgccaatcgaaaagaaaaatgtgttagAATGAGAGACACGAAACGAAAAGGCACGGTGCAGGCAAGGTGCTGTGCGTGCGTTTCGTGAATGATCACGTGATCCTtcgtacattatttaagttcgATTTGCGTTTCCTTTTCTTGTATGTATTAGCCGTAAAGTAGACCCTGCCGTACCCTCTCCCTGGCGGTGCTCAGCTCCTTGGTGAGGTTGTCGGCCTTGTGCTCGGCGAGGGCCTGGCTCTGCTGCGCCTCCATCAGCCGCCGCTGCGTGTGCTTCAGCACCTCGGGCAGCGGGGATAACTCCGACAGCTTCTCTTGGAATTTAAGCTGAAAACACCACACGATAAGCAATCATGAATTAGTATAATACTTAATAACGGCGACTTtacgagtcaccacctgtctggATATTATTCATAGGCCAGTAGTttttccaatgcctgctgagaGTGTGTGATGGTCTGGGTTCAAACGTCAAGAACGCCTAAAGTCGTCGTTACCAGTCGTGCCCACCGCGCCATGGCCATGGACAACTATAGGTGTTAGGTATTCACACTTACAAGACAAGTAAGGTTTACGTTAGCTCGCATGCGCCCGGGGCCTTGGCGTGTCAGTGACATTTTTGTTAACGTAAAACGCTCAAAGGGATAAACCCCTCAGTCTCATCTAGAGGTACATCTGCAGATTGTACCTTGATACGCTGGATTTCAAGGTTGATCTGGTCGGCGATGCGCTGGTTGTCCATATCCTGCAGCGACAGTTGCCTCTTCTGCTCCTCGATGGTCTGCTGCGCGCGTTGGTACTGAACACATAAAGACAAGCAATGTTAGATAAGTTTAACTTGCCACTTGGGAACTAAGGATAAATAGTGTTTCTGTTTGTATCAAGCTACAAGAAAGATTTTCCACGATTGGTCAAGTTAAAGCTGCGATAGATGGCTCGTCAAGCGATTGTACACAGGCAACCATCAACAAAAAATGGCGGCATGATATGAAGCTCACCCAGCACTAGCCACTGTATCAAGAGTAAAACGACTAAGACAATCGAGGTGCCATCATCCCCACAGTCAACTGACGACTTTACTTTGTTGCCAAGACATAAGGTCAACCGAGTTAATTAGTAGTGTTGGCGATGCTAGCGTATATACCTTAGCGCGGTAGTCCTGAACCTGTAAGTTCTGTTCGGCCTGCAGCATGCGCAGTTCGTCGATTTCTTCTCGCGCCTCGCGGTAGCACTGCTTCAGCGTGCTCACTGCCACCTCCTGtcacataatattatattatatttagtaaAGCTAGACGACAGACGATAACGCAATAATATTGTTCAGACCTGCTCGAGCGCCTGCTCCTTGACCCCCAGCATGTGTACGGCGCGGGCCCCGAGCAGCGAGAACTTCTCCTCGAGCTCCTTCAGGCGCGCCGCGGCCTCGCTCCGCAGGTTCCGTTCGCGGTCCGCCTCCTCCTTCCGCTTCACCACCTCGGCGCGCAGCACAGCGCACTAGAACGGCACACTTTTAAAACAACTGCTTTTTGAAACAGACTCGAATTGCTGTTTTAAATTTGCCAAATAAATTGCCTATTAGTTTAGCAGGGCATATAAATGAGTCTGAATAAGAATAAATCAATCACAACCTCGTCGTAAACTGCGTCTCTGTGTTAGAAAGTTAACAGCTCTTGCCTCAGTGATCTTGGATTTGAAGCTCTCCTCGGTGTGCTGCAGGCGCACCGCCAGCGACGCCGCCTCGCGCTCGGCGGGACTCTAAAAACATACGCTTATTGGTAAAGAAGAAGAAGCCAttattaaagaaagaaagaaaattcatatatttgacgccacaacatagtacataaaaaccggccaagtgcgagttggactcgcgcacgaagggttccgtaccattatggaaAAAACAGCAgaacaatcacgtttgttgtatgggagccccatttaaatatttatattattctgtttttagtatttgttgttgtagcggcaacaaaaatacataatctgtgaaaactacaaatgtctagctatcacggttcatgagatacagcctggtgacagacagacggacagatggacggacagacggacagcagagtcttagtaataggatcccgtttttaccctttgggtacggaaccctaaaaagaaaggcatgcagacaaaaaaaattggacgctaaaaaggaACTAGTAGtaagtaaatcactttattttacaaaaaaaaattgttaacatgaaattcatataaatttaggtaaaaggcgagcttatccctataagggatctcttcctgctaaccttagagtaaatgagtggaaaattcgaattagatagatagacaaacttacagaacgtacaataatatttaaaaaggaaaactacaacgtctacaaattactaaaatacatcaatagcattatacaataaaataaatatgtactagtatacataaatatatagtactaaatatatatatatatatatatattagtactcaaccaaatcacactACCCCGCCtaacgcttcgaaatgccgaaaccacgcaattattgtgcagtatagtaccaaagatagatataactccgtaatagatggatacagtctaaggaaaaaacgtgcctcgaaaatcaagaaaatttgattctcgttcagagggcgctactagctttggcctactgtcgtatagatggcgttgacggtttcgtttgttatttaacaattttaacgcatatcagtgaaagaacatggatcaaaatcataaaaataattaatgcaaataaaaaaaatcatttatccatatttaaatacattttatcgtatttttataaatcttcatttttagttttaacgtgtgtcgacagatggcggtgaatttactggggttacaaaatttactatgacagtaccgctctattttttattacttccaCAAAAGTATGCTACATTTCAAGCTTACGGCGAAATGAGGCACTGATTTTAAACTTTAGTATCTACCTTAATCtaacttttaggtaggtacactatGTATATATTGTAAAGTATTGTTTGACTcaccggcggcgcggcggggttGCACGGCGCCTGGCATGGCGGACACACGTCGCACGGctgcaaaataattattaccaaATATAAATAGGTTACTAGTTTGCTTTCAACAAGATTGACTATTCATTGAGACGATACTAACAAGCCTATTAAATTTAAAGAGgtcgcgttgttttatcaccgaAGTCGGGTTCGgtcttcataattttattaagacTAGTTTGATAGAACCCAAATATAGCATTGTGTGTGGGGGTTTTGAGAAAAaattgtaccatttactttttcaGAAAAATTAACACCTTGTGGGAACACACTACACAAGTGAAGATACATCGATTGACACCGTGTGCTGAGGCTGAGGAACGGTGCGATTGACATACTCCGCGGTTAGGCGGAGAAACatgaaattgctctgataagagCAGTTTGGATTGTCCTGAGAAGGACAGTTGGAATATCCTGCAGCATCTTCGTCGGACTCGTCGTGTCTTCTTTCCAAGCAGCGGGGCACGGCGGACCGACGACACGATGTTGACTCCACAGCGGCCGGCGAGCGAAAGGACTCGCGAAGGCGGGCCACTCAGTTTTAtaggcgcgccgcgcgcgcctgcggCATGTACCAGCGTACCTCCTTATCTCTTGTTTCACTCTTCTATGTAAAtatgtctctttctttctttccaccatttttgtatataaaccgtgtattctgtaaataaattcattcaattcTTGTACATAGACAAGTGTTTTACTTCAGCTACAGACCTTCTGGACCTACATAGCCAGCACCTTCGCCATAGTGGTGACCACCGACTCTGAACAAGAAGCAAGAATAGGATCACAACCAAGAAGATGGGTTTTCCACCGACTTCGTCAGCTCTCGACACCCAATTCCTCATTGGCGAGATAAGAAGACTATCACTCGAAGTCGCCGAGCTGCGTTCAAGACCGCGCGAAAACTACAGTAACCAACGCTACAGCCGCTCTCATCGCCGTTTCCCGTCGCGTCCACGAAACTATTCGCAATCGCAAGACCGAAACCGAAGCCCACGCAGCCGCAGAAGCTCACCGATGCCATATTGCCATTACCACCGTCGATTTGGAATGGACGCCCAGAAATGTGCACAGCCGTGCAATTTCAAACCAATCCCGGCGACAACAGCAGCACCATCGGAAAACTAGACGTAACGCTGGCTGCGGCGGAAACCGGCGTTACCACCAAATCACACCGCCTTTTCGTACGAGACCGAACTACCAAACTTGTCTTCTTGGTAGACACTGGGGCGAACATCTCCGTCCTACCAAGAACACCCGGCACGAAGGCGCAACCTCTACCTTTTCAACTGTACGCCGCTAACAATACAGTTATTCCTACCTACGGCGAGAAGACACTGGAGCTTGATCTCAATCTACGCAGACCATTCCGGTGGAAATTCATCATTGCTGCAGTATCGAAGCCCATCATCGGTGCAGATTTCCTGGACTACCACCACATCATAGTCGACATCACGAGGAGACGACTGATCGACGGCAAGACTCTACTATACACGAACGCACAACTCTGTACTGCAAACATACCTACCGTGCGCAGTATAGACGTGCAACAGTCGTACCACAACATACTTGCCGACTACCCTGGTACAACTCGTCTTACCTCCATGAAGCTTAGCCCGAAACACAACGTCGAACATTTCATCGAAACAACCGGACCACCACTTCACTGCAGACCACGTCCGATTGCACCGCACCGCTACGAACTCGTGAAGAAAGAATTTGCCAACATGATGGAACAGGGCCTATGCAGACCAAGCAAAAGCCCTTGGGCATCACCTCTTCACGTCGTACCGAAGAAAAATGGTGATTTACGTGTGTGTGGCGATTACCGACGGCTAAACGCAATCACTAAGCCCGACCGCTATCCAATCCCACGCATACGTGATTTTACTTACCAACTCGCCGGCAAACAAATATTCTCCACCTTGGACCTCAACCGCGCCTACCAACAACTACCAATAGCAGCGCAAGACGTCGAGAAGAGCGCCATCATAACTCCATTTGGTCTATTCGAATTTCCGAGAATGTGCCCCGGACTCAAAAATTGCGGACAGACGTTTCAACGCTTCATTCACGAAGTACTGCGCGACCTTGACTTCGTGTTCCCATTCGTCGACGACCTACTTGTCACATCGGCCGACGAATCTACGCACGAGAAACATCTACGTTCCGTACTAAGCAGACTCGAAGACTACGGTATAACGATCAACCCGTCGAAATGCGTATTCGGACAGCCATCGGTCAAGTTCCTAGGCTACGAAGTCAGCAAAGACGGCATACGACCACCTACCGAGAAAGTGCAAGCAATCATCGACTATCCTAAGCCGAAAAACATCGACGAGCTACGACGATTTCTCGGAATGCTGAATTTTTACCGCGAAAACATTAAAAATGCCGCACAAATTCAAGCACCACTCTGCAAATACCTACACAATGCGAAGAAGCGCGACAAAACGGAAATCAGCTGGGACAACGAAGCCGATGAAGCATTCAACGCGTGCAAAGTGAGCATACAAAACGCCGCTTTGCTCGCGCACCCCTCCCACCACGCCCCGCTAGCAATATTCAGCGATGCGAGCGACAAGGCCGCGGGAGCTTCACTTAATCAATTCATCGAAAATGCCTGGCAACCACTTGGCTACTTTTCGAAGAAATTCTCCGACGCCCAGACTCGCTACAGTACCTTCGATCGAGAACTACTCGCAATATACCTAAGTACGAAACATTTCCGAAAAATGTTCGAAGGAGGAGAACTTATGATTTTCACCGATCACAAGCCGCTCACCTACGCATTTACGAAGACTAGCACAAACAACGAATCACCGCGCCGCACCCGTCAGCTGTTGTATATAAGTGAGTTCACAACAGACATACGACACATTCCGGGAACTCAAAACGCCGCTGCCGACGCCCTATCTCGCATCGAAGCCATCGCATGTCCATCTCCTATCGACTACGAACAACTAGCAAGAGCGCAAGAGCGAGATAGCGACACCATTCGAACACTCGCACAGCAAGATAACCTGTCGCTGAAACAAGTCACGATTCCCGGAACTACAACAAAACTGTACTGCGAAACATCAAGCACGGACTTACGACCTTATGTGCCCGAAGAACAACGCCGTGCCGCCTTCAACGCAGTACACAACATAAGCCATCCCGGAATCCGAACATCACGAAAACTCGTTGCTCAACGCTACTTTTGGCCCGGACTAAATGCCGATGTAGGCAAATGGGCAAAAGCATGCGTTTACTGCCAGCGTGCGAAGATCCAGCGACACACCGCAAGCCCCATTTCGAGTTTCCCGCCAACTACAAGGTTCGAACATATTCACATCGACCTTGTAGGACCTCTACCTATTACCGCCAGCGGACATCGATACCTACTCACAATGATCGACCGCGCAACTAGATGGCCCGAAGCGATACCTTTATGCGAGATCACCGCCGAAGACGTCGCTAAAGCCCTATACGAAGGATGGATCTCCCGCTTCGGATGCCCCGCTACCATCACGACCGACCAAGGACGGCAATTCGAGAGTCGAGTATTTGCGTCACTTACCCGCTTACTCGGCATCGAAAGAACCCGTTCAACGCCGTATCACGCTCAGTCGAACGGAATTATCGAACGATGGCATAGAAGTCTCAAGGCCGCACTCAAGGCCAGACTACAAACCGAGAAGACATGGATCGACACAATACCTACCGTTCTACTTGGACTACGAGCCGCACTACGCACAGACACCGGTGTAAGCCCAGCCCTACTCACTTACGGCTGCAGTGTACGATTACCCGGCGAACTGTTAGTACCTACGCGCGATGACGTCACCATGGACTCCGATTTCGTAAACCTTAATAGCTTTTGGATTATTTCGATTCAGAATGACGAGGACTATTGATTGATTAACATTATCCCCAGTAggtatttcatacattttgggtgTCAATTTTGTGACGGTTGATCTatgcaaaatgtatgtaaaatgcttcgcaaaactgtaattttttggGACACaaatttttcctttttaaatcgctagttctcgtgattctgagtaacaGGTAACCCaaaatttgatgtttttttcgaaaataaGTAAATGATACACTTTTACATTAAATTGCCCAAGAATGCTAAATTTCATCAGGCAACGGAAACAGGTTGCTGGTAAGATTTACTATAAACTAAGGAACACTGTAAGTTGaattgaaattttgtaaaaagcgTGCAAACTGAATATAGTCTATACGTGCGGCCAAAGGACAATGTCAGTATTATTTTGTACTTGTCACTGTGACTATCAATGTAAAAGTTGCTAGGGACCTAAGCAGTAAGTACTATTGTACTGTgataaggtacgaaatggtatgTACTGAGATTAAATTCCTTGGCCGTATAACATATACTATTATTATAACTGCAACGAAAAGGTATACCAGTCCAGTCGTCTGTTAAGTATCACATTTTAGTACGCGGACAGATAGTCGTATGTCGTAGCCTGTTTATTTAAATGGAGGTGTTACGTCGTtacgacatagtgggaacgcgGCCGTAGGCGGCACGAGCACGACAGTTAGAACATGTGAACCGTTCGGTTGTGCGCTCAAGACAGTCAAGACGGTAACGGGGTTCCGTGATCCGTCAGCGTCATCACCGTCGTTCCCTATCAGAGAGATTTAGTAAACATGATATAATCATAAAAACAACAGTGTTTCTATAGTGAGAATGAAGAATCTTTAGTCATTTTCGAACAAATATACGCGTGTAGCAATTACCTTCCTTTTAGCTGCTGGTGAGGCTTCCACCGGCTGAAACAGCAAGCAATAAACTGAATAAGTATATTAGTAATTACATggatgatatattattatattggtaTATATTGGATAGACCGGCT
The Cydia strobilella chromosome Z, ilCydStro3.1, whole genome shotgun sequence genome window above contains:
- the LOC134755136 gene encoding tropomyosin alpha-3 chain-like — encoded protein: MLGVKEQALEQEVAVSTLKQCYREAREEIDELRMLQAEQNLQVQDYRAKYQRAQQTIEEQKRQLSLQDMDNQRIADQINLEIQRIKLKFQEKLSELSPLPEVLKHTQRRLMEAQQSQALAEHKADNLTKELSTARERLHMLLHTISKPPPEKGPEKSYDEKMVAQAQARAAQLAETNAALKQEIERLKLNVIRMEETVMQTDKRLQEKMHECASLGGELERARDHATREILLANQRADTARACLETTVTEMERKLAAANKALAVAELDRDEARKRMQCQLGRLEESLERAELRALALAAQAAALRRAAGDGDEGDDRPHCECRSFFQDE